The sequence CAACAGTGATTTTGCTAAAATATATGATGCAATACCTGCTGACATCCCTCCAGCTTGGAAACAAATCACCAGAGATCAGGCAGAAAAAAGTCTCAAAGAGTCATTTCACATTAAGTAAGAGGAGTTATATTCTTCCTCCTGTTCTTTAAGTGCAGAGTACACATCCTCAGATATTGTAGTATCGCTTTGTTTTTATGATGTAGATTAATGTACATTAGCTACTATGGCTTACAATATGGTAAAATAAGaacatttcttttattattgcTCACTTTGACATGAGTTTGCAATTAACAcctaaaatgaaaaagaatctCCTCAAATGTGccttgttttggtttgttgttgttattttttgttatttatatttatgtttctCATGGATGCCTGAGTCTGtatgtaaatggcctgtatttgtgtagtgctttacttagtccctgtGGACCCCAAAACACTTTAcgctacattcagtcatccacccattcacacactggtgatggcaagctagtagcaccagtaggcaacgggtgaagtgtcttgtccaaggacacaacgaccgagactgtcggagctggggctcgaaccggcaaccttccgattacaagacaaactacCAACTCTTGAGCCTGTTATGGAAAATCTTGAATAAAAATTGCAACCAACAGGTGAGCGTGTCTTTGAAGCGAggtttattaaaaaagaaaagaaaaacactgcagtgGAGAAAAACGTTCAGATCACACACCTAACCCGTTTTTCTCTGATATCACCCTGAACCCTTTTATACCTCCcaaacaaagaacattccacagCAGATCAATTATTAGCAGATCCTTATCTCTTCAATCTAGGAACAGTTCCGCACCAACCGTCATCTCATCTGCAACAGGATGTCCAAATCCCTTAAGAGGAGAATGAGTCTGCTTGTGAAGGTGCAATAAAACTTGGGCCCCACTTGTGATCACATTCCAGATACATACAACTGCTGTCAAGAGTGAGCATTCTATACTAAGTACAGAAAGTGTTACTACTATTACTAAAGTGATGTAATTAATACATAAACTAAAGAAATTTCCAATACAAGCCACGATTGTATGTGGTATTATTctattaaaactaaaaagatCCATTAGaatttaaagttgtttttatttctgaggTATTTACATATTCAGTTTTCACCTGAGAAGAAAGTTTTCTTATCCGAGTATGTAATCATATTCAGAAATTAGTCACTTTctttgtctgattttttttttaaattttcttttacttttactttaccATTCTAATCATCATTGTCCATTGTTTGTAAATGCAAGATGTTACTTTCTTTCATCTCAAGCTTTGAGTTTCTGAATTGaggaaaataaagtaaaagcaaaacaacaggTCGGACTGTGTATTTGTCACATCTATGTTATTATAGAGTGTTAAGTTGCATGAAATTGGATCTcaaaaaaatctgtgttttgtttaattaaaagcaAAGTGAGCAGCTGAGAGACCCAAGAGTACAAGGACTGAATATTCACTTGCATCTCTATGCATTTAAGCATAATTTCAAACTATAAGAACTGCTTTGGTAGAGTGCATCTGGTGAAACCTAGActgaaatttatttaaaatgttgcGACTGATGAAAACTTCTGAAAGGTGGTTGGACACCAATTATCTAAAATTTAGCTGATAAAAGGCAATTTTGAAATTGCATAAATTCTGAAAGGAGGGAGAGGTCAGCATTGGACTTTTTTAATAAGGGCAAGTATAACAGTGTTTgttgatctgtgtgtgtgtgtgtgtgtgtgtccacatttctttttttttacagcctCTCATTGTTAAATTGTAATTCAGCAGATTCAGAATGATGCACTCACCATGGTTCACTGACTgctctgtgtatatgtgtgtgtgtgtgtgtgtgtgtgtacacattgtttgtctttttttgtcttttttttttgtctctgtgtttgtctaaaGCAGTCAGTCTCAAACTGTGGTACGTGTACCACTGGTAGTGTGTGGGCTCCCTCgtcaacattaaaaaattacttcaaatatacatacatcaataactaaattaaaaaatacttcAATGGGTGCAGCAAGGGCAgcttttgtgtgtctctgtgtgtgcgcgcattgTCACATAGAGCTGGAGCACTACTTGTCTGTGTCCATATTGGTAAACATTAGTAggtatgcaaaaaaaaaaaaaaaaaaaaaatcaccttaaTTTTGTACTGCTTTAGTTTATTTGCTGCCTGTTCTTTCTTGACTGTCCAAATTTTTTACCATTCAACAACAAGTACTTTTGAAGGAACTTCAGCttgttcagcttttttcagctgaccattttgctttttcaatATTTTGGCTAATtcattacaattctgcaaagttattaccaCTTCAGCAACTTTTCTAATATCGACTTCGGCTTCTTTACCTGTTTTCAACAGACAGTTCAGCTTCTTCGGCTGTTTTCGGCAGACGGTTTCAGCTATACAGCattcacatttcattttcacaggaaatgcAACTCTTTCtagttttctttcacttatatcgcaaacttttctgtttgttgTGGTTTACCGGCCACCTAAATATAATAAGACATTTATTCACGAATTTGCTGACCTTCTTTGttcagttatttttaaatatgactGTGTGCTTAttgttggtgattttaacattcatatCTGCTGTAATGACGATCCGTTAGCCAAAGACTCCCTTGCATTAACGGACTCTTTTAATCTTGCCCAGTGGGTTAACCAACCAACCCATGCTAAGGGCCATACTCTCGATCTGGTTTTTTCATATGGCTTGGACATTTGCATTAAGGATATAAGAAATGTTGGGATTTCTGATCACTTTCCTGTTATCTTTGATGTTAACTTATGTAATTCTGAACGTCACCCTGATGCTCTCGTATAATTAATTCTGGAACTGTGGAgaatttttctgtattttccgAAACTTGCCCCCTTCATTCCTGACTGTTCCCTATCTTCCATGATTGATGACTTTGCtagcacctttttttttcacatgctCCTCCATCCTCAATACTGTTGCCCCTGTTAAAATGACGCACCCTAGATCCTTTTCCCGATGTTGGCTAAACGATTCTACATGTGCCTTGCGACATGTGTGCCGCCGGGATGAGAGAAGATGGAAAAAAGATAGACTCCAGGTTTCTTATGATATCCTGGGTGCCAGCCGGTTGTAATTTCAACTTGCTGCTAAAATGGCCAAAGCTGCCTTCCTATCTAAAATTATTCTTGCTCATGGTCACAACCCTCGATCCCTCTTTAACATTTTCAATTCATTGGTTAACCCCTGTCCTGAAACGCCACTGGCGTGCTCTCCTGCTCtctgtgaaaaaaatgtaactcaCTTTATTCATAAAGTTTTACATCTTAAGTCCTCGCCCCCTTCAGTGTCAACTTTTATTCCCACCCCTGGTTGTTCATCATCATTTCAACAGTTTGAGCCGGTGTCACTCCATACTCTCAAGCGACTTATTGACCAATCAAAGAACACCTCTCCTGCTTATGATATCCTTCTATCTCGTATAGTTAAGTATTGCTTCAGCGTAATTGGACCCAGCATCCTATCTCTAATGAATTTATCCCTACTTGCAGGCTCTGTTCCTTTAGCCTTTAAACATGCTGTTGTCCAGCCTGTTCTTAAAAAAAGGAACCTTGAGCATAACGATTTTGTGAACTATAGGCCAATTTCTAAGCTTCCATTCCTGTCCAAAATACTGGTGTGGATCATTCTTTCACAACTCCAGCCGTATTTGGATGCGAATGCCATTTATGATAAATTTCAGTCTGCTTACAAACCCTGTTATATTACTGAAACGGCCTTGCTCAGAGTCCTCAATGATCTCCTTCTGATTGCTGACTCTGGACGCTCTTCAGTCCTGGTCCTACTAAATCTATCCTCGGCCTTTGATATGGTAGATCATAACATCCTATTAGCGAGGCTTGAACACACAGTTGGCATTGGAGGTGCCGCCCTAGATTGGTTTAAGTCATACCTTTCTAATAGGTCCTTCTCAATCAATTTTGGCCCTTATTTCTCCTCTGCTGCACCTGTGTCCTGCGGCATGCCTCAAGGATCTGTCCTTGGCCCTCTGCTCTTCTCACTGTATATGCTCCCCTTAGGCGCAATCTTTGAGAAGTATAACATTGCACATCATTGTTATGCCGACGACATACAGATCTATTTCGAATTAACTGATGATCCCGCTATGTCTTTGCACGGCTTTCGCGAATGCATGCGCAAGGTGAAAAATTGACTCGCAGGTAACTCTCTTATTGTAAATGACAGGAAAACTGAAATTAGCGTGTTTGACAATAGTATCCCCCGTGGCCAACTCCGTGACGGCCTCGGTTCCTTTAATAGTTTCCTCACCGACATTGTTACTGACCTGGGTGTATTTTTGGATAGCTCTTTTAAATTCAACAAACAAGTGTCTTCTGTTGTTAAATCTTACTTCCATCAATTGCATCTTATTAGCAAGGCCAGACATTATGTTCCGCATAGGGACCTGGAAAAGTTTATCCACGCCTTCGTGACATCTAGGTTGGATTATTGCAACTCCCTTTGCTTTGGTCTTAACTCTACTCTCTCCATAGACTGCAAATTGTTCAGAATGCGGCTGCTCGTCTCTCACTGATAGTGGGCGGCGTGTCTCTATTACCCCTGTCCTTGCTGATCTGCATTGGCTTCCCGTTAAGTATCGCAttcaattcaaaatcctgctgctCACCTTCCAAATTATTAACAATATAGCGCCAAGCTACCTCATTGAGCTACTTAGATTATACACCCCTACTAGATCACTAAGATCATCTTCCCAGTCACTTTTGGTACTGCCGAGATCCCGgctgaagactagaggtgaCCGCATGTTTGCCTTGGTTGCACCCGATCTATGGAATAACCTCCCCATCGCAATACGCGAGTCTGATTCCATTCAATCCTTCAAATCGTGGTTAAAAACCCACTTATTTAGCCTCACCTTTTCTACCAGTTAACGCTTGCTTGTTAGTTAGCTTAATGCTTATTCTTATCTTCGGTTTATTCTTAACtacttttaatcatttttaaaatttttggcTGTTTTATCCTTTACACTTATTGctcttttatgcttttatatgcatttcttttgcttttgttttttaatgccaTTTAACCTGCTAGCATGTATTGGTACCTTGCCATAGCCCTCATCCTTCCCTCTTACTCCATCTTACGCTCTTgtatgttaagcactttggtacACCACTGGTTTTTAactgtgctatataaataaagtttattgttgttgttgttatataaTTTAGCGTCACAGGTAAGCTGGATCCCAGttgtttttcacacagggccaggcAGTGGATGGAGCTATCGACCTACCAGTAATACatgtaaaaactgtattttatttttactctggTCATCTTTGACTaacattaaaatttgtttgatgatctgaaacataagTGTGGCAAATATGCAAATAGCTAAGAAATCAGGATGGGGTATATCTTTTTCACTGCACTTCTGTTAGGCGACTGAATGAAGAGACAAAGTCAGCAGTCTGGCTATGAATGTCTTTAATGTTTCCCAGATCAGAATCACAGCATACAGTGTATAATAACTTCTAAAGTAAACAGAAATATCATCacctcatttatttatataattttactttacttttttttaataatcatcttttttttattccattatttaacatttttcttcatctcaAGTCTCGAGTTTCTGAGGTCAACAAAGTAGAAACAAGACAACAGGTGCAGATTTGCAATGGACACCAAGCTGAGGATTTCTCTGTGGGTGTCACTGTCTCTGTGCACATTTGACACTGTGGACGTGACACAGGATCATCCAATCATCATGTTTTGCCTTGCTGACAGTTTTtgagtgttgaaataaaataaatccagCAGTTATACCACAGAAAGGACAAAGTGTGGCTCTAACAGCTgttgaacacacacagactttgaTGTACTCCACACATCACCCATCGCTCTGCACTTTTCGAGCATCCAACTGTTTTTCTGCTACATAACATCACTGCACGAGAAAAACtacggacagacagacagcacagtGTGACACGAGCAGGTCAGACCACCTGTGTGATCTCATGAGTCTGTGAGGATATGAGGCATCTTATGGTATCAAAGCCCTGGAGTCTGTCAAACATGGCTACATGTAAACACTGCTACATGTTAGGTGAGCTAACATTTAACTGACTGCACTTTTTTTCAGTCTCAGTTTAGGTCATTTATGTTCTTACTGCGAATCACTGAAAGGCAAAGCTGGCTTTTATCGCTCTGATGTTACGCACATCATGCAGCACAGATTCATCTCTGATCACAAGACtcatatttcaaaataaaagtcatctAAGGCTTGAAAAGAGGACGACGATTTTATGACAATTGCACAAAAATGAGCAACGAACGATTTAAAActtgatgaaaatgttttttctcacTGAAAACTAGCAAATCCTAATAAACAGCATGACTGGCCCTCTGCTGTGAGGGGGCTTCAGTGGAGATGACTTCTGCTACAGCGACCTTCCTGCTACAGGATGGTCACATGAAAGCGATCAATgttatgacaaaaaaacaataaatgttgaaaaaacaaagacaaaactgatCGGTGGTAAGGATGAACTCATTTGAAACCTCAAGCTAACggccatttttttcttctcattacAAACTGCACCTGTTGGCTTTTGTTGTCACAAAATAAGCATATCATTCATTCACTCCAAaaacaacaaggaaaaaaaccccaaaactaaaataaacaagaaacttactatttacaaatattttgtctgtcttttttcttaCACTTAAAAATGTACAGTTCTGATCTTCTTCCAGATGATTCGTCTCCATCCCGTCTCCCAGTTTGGTATTTTCTTCTCTGTCCAGTGACCTCAGAGTGAGCGCTGAATGTGCCACAATGGCGCCCTCTAGTGTTAGCTTATAAAACAGACAAGGAGAAAGAACAGAGCCGAATGAAAGGACTCGTTTGTGTTCTCTCCTCTGCTGTAGCTGTGTGGTGCTGAGGTTAACTACACAACCCCTCGCCGCCTCCTTATACACAGGAGTGAGTACAAAAGGGTTCATATGGACACATCAGCCGGCCGTCCTTCTGCTCGACACTGTTAGCTGAAAGATGATGGGATCATCCTCTGTCCTGTATTTAAGGCTGAGAGTCTTTGTCCAGTCTCTTTTCCACAGCTACTGTCCACAGCACTGATCCACCTGCAGCACAGCCCCAGTCAGTTGTTTTATGATTTACATTGTGCACGTTTCCCTTCCAGTGAGCTTACAAAACCTCTGACAGGAGAAGTCAGGCATGTGTTTCCCCCACCTCCCCTTTTAGGCagtaataaaatagaaaacaaacaatcaaacagGCTAAAGCTAGAGCACAAGCAAAGACAGCACCGGTGACTAAGTTCTCCCATACTAGACGTACGCTACCATGTGGgctcaaacagcagcacatcagcTCAGTTTACATACTGTTGACATCTTCATCAGAGGATCAGCAGGGAGCGCTGCTGAGCTGCAGTCGTCTCCACCAGAGTGACGGAGCAGGAATCAAACAGCACAAACCCACCGTGTTGTTTCTACCCTGTTCAGGAGATCTGAGCCCCCATCCCTTTAttcatgttgcagctctgcaCTGCAGGCCCTGAACGCCTCCCGGTTACCCTCAGTGTGCTTAGAGTTTAATTTACAACCGACGAGCTCACAGATCGTCTGCAGGCAGGTGAATGAACCCTTAATGTGAGGATAGTAGCAGAGCTGAACTGAGGTCAGAAATAGTCAGGAACGGTGTCGACACAGTGAAGTCAGGTGTTTGGGAAATTTTCTGATTATCGGTTTGGGGGTGGAGGGGGTCGGTGTTAAATAACAAAGGTGGTGGAGgatggagagaggaggagggagggagcggTGATGATATGGAGGAAGGTGTTTGGTTAAGCAGCAGGAAGGAGCTCATGCTGGAGTCTGAGTTTTTACTGTTGgcctttttctgctttttgtttattgttgtcTGACGCGGGCCCGCCTACGCTTGAGTGATGCAGATGTGATATCACACTCACACAGTGACAGCcgctcccacacacacacacacacacacacaagtcagAATACACATGTGCCAGAAATAAGGGGTCAGACAGGAGCAGCATCAGtctctgctctgttttgttaataacgtagaaaaataattttgtacAATCACGCTACATCGACGGACGCTTTACCTCACGTaccctaaaaagaaaaagtagtgacagtaagatgaagggCTGCACATGACACCATGACTGAGTTCACAGCTGTTGCTTTGATTCTAACGTTTAAGACTATTGGCATCGACTCCGTTTTAATAAATGAGTGCTGGGAGGCGTCGTTTGACTTCAGGAGCTCCTGCGATGCTCTTACTCTGCAGgagaaaaccaaaaaccaaaagtaGCAAACATGGAGCGATATGACTCGTTTAGATTTTGGGAAACGTGCATCGACAGGTACAGTGTCCTTTTCCCCACgtctttaaaaataattcatgcaTAGATCCCCCACTGAGAAAACCCTTTTGTGTACAAAGGAGAaagtatatattttatatggAACTATATATAATATCATTTCTCTATATCTATATTTTCAGAAAAATTCTTTccacacaataaaaaacaacaattaaacaaatgcttcaaacaaaacaacaaaaaaagagaagatgaaagaaagaaaaccatgACTGAGGGCCAGTTTGGCACTTCGTCATGACAACATGACAGAACTCTGTTAGTTGACGGTAAATAGTGAtactctatttttctttcatttttcttctcccTCGATGAGaaagcaaacacagcagtacttaCTTGGCACCTAAAAATGCTGGTAGAATAAAAGATATCAGTGTTTTCATAGTTATATGTTTAGTGTAcgcccccccccctccaaacTGCTCAGCAGATCGGGAATTTTTAGAGAAGAGCAGGAGGGAGGCGTGTCAAATGAGAGGAAGAGAGCAGTAATAAAACACGGATGTAGAAAAGAGAAGCATAATGTGCACATAACACACAGGAGATGGGAAAAAGAGATGAcgctaaaaaagagaaaacagcgaGGAGCGAGAGAGCATTCGTCCCTTTGACAAATGTTGGAGGTCTTGAGCCTGGAAACAGCAGACCGTCTTTGAAAACAGTATCTTTGAAAGATCTGAGTCACCCACCCAACCCCCACCCCAAACTGCTCATCTGCTGCTGTACACTTCAGTTGCACCTCCACATGCCACCAGTGGAGGGAGCTGCCAAGTTTTACAGCACATGACGCAGCAGGTGTAGTTGCTTTTGGAGAAAGAAGAGAATAAGAGGACAGAACGAAGGCCCACGTCTAGAGGCCTCCCTTCCAGAGTGGTAGCAGAGCCAGTGTTCCTGGTCCCTAGTTGGCGCTGTGTCGGGCCTGTCCCTACTATACCCTGGTGGTGGAGTGGGGGTGGGGCAGGGTGTTGTTGTGGCCGGTGGAGGGGAATGTGTTGAAGGCGTGAAGAGGCTGCATGCTGGTGATGGTGCTGGGGATCATGGTGATGGTGTTTGGCGTCATCAGCGGCATGTCGTCGGGGGCGCAGCGCAGCGCAGCGCCTGGGCGTAGTCGGGAGGGCAGGCGGGCTGCAGGATGTCGTGGGGTCGCAGGGGCTCCATGTCGTGGTGAGCGTTGTGCTCCGAGTGCTTCATCTGCAGGGACATGATCTCCTCCTCCTGGCTGTGAGCCAGGTCGTTGGCGGGGCCGCCCCGCTGAGGGGACAGCCGGTGCCGGCGCATCTCGTGCCGCTTGTCACGCTTGTAGTAAAGGGCTGCGAAGGCCAGGAtgttgaggaagaggagcgaCGCTCCAACCGCAACTGTCACGCTCAGTTCGGTGGAGTAGTCACGGGTGTCTCCGGGAAAGAGGTCCTGGGGCGGGCGCTCTGAGCCCTCGGGCTCAGGATCTGACGGGAAGGTAAGGTAAGGATGACGAGTGGTTCGAGGAACGTTGTTTCTGGGCCTCATGGTTCCGGCGTCACGGCCTGCGGGGGAGCGCGTAGTGGTGGGAAAGAGCACGTCGTGCAGGCTGTGAAGATGAGGGACTAATTCCAGCCAAAAGGCCACTTTGTTAGCTCTGTAGTTGTCTCTGACACGAGGTTTCAAACCGACGTGAAGGTACTGCTTGTCCTTCGAGTTGAACTTGGTCCAGATGACCTCCTCGAAGCGGTTGGGCTTGGTATGAATGAACTTTCTGTCCTGAGGGACGGGCAGGTTGGGGTCCCTGGTGGAGCATAAAGGTTAAACGTTTCAGTTCAGAGTTATATTCAGTCTCCATTATAAGTAACAGCATTAGTAACATTAGTAACAACATTATAAGTAGCATCAATACACTGAATACAGACAGAGGGCCCATTCTCTGTGCAACCTTTAAGTTATCTAAGACCAACCGGCTGCTCTGGGATCTGGATGCTTTTGTGAACCAGTATCTTCAATTCTTCAAAGCAACACGGGAATTAAACTAGCAACTCAGATTCAAATATTCAAGAGGACTAGAAGGCTATCAGAGAACAAACCGTAACAGGTACAGTTTACACTACTATGACATGAGGCCTACCCAGTCTTTGCGAAGTTAGTCCAGTAAGTCATGACCACAGCGCTCAGCATCACATCGTTCTTGGAGAAGTTGCACGGGAACAGGTCCGTGGCACCGATCATCGGTACGCCAAACACGTAAGGTATCTCGTCTCTGTGCGCGGCGTCGGCCCACTCGGGCCGCGTCTCGGTCTGGCAGTGGTGGTAGAACGTGTAAAAGTAAACTGGGGACTGAAACTCAGCATGGAGTTTGGCAGTGGCCACAGCTGGTGCCACCCACTGGTGGTCCGTAAACAGGGCCAACAGAGTCTTCCGCCGCATGTCGCCGTTGTCCCTGTCCGCCCAGTCTGTGTACATGAACTTAATGGTCTCCCTCAGGATGTCTTTGCCTGGTGAAGAAGCACAGGAGGGGAAGAAAGATAAAAGTGAAAAACTGCTAACAGCAGTGCAAGACATTTTTTAAGAGATCGGTCTGATCAAAAGATATGAAACCAAAGCACACGTTGGTGAGATGAACCAAGAGCCAGGAAGCGAGTGAAAAAtctagagaggaaaaaaaagtctttcagATAACAGAACGAGTGACAGGCAGTAGAGAGGAAGCATGACTGCATTATCCAAACATGTCTGTACTGTGACTGTGGTCCGGCTGTGAGGGGTTCGCAGGCCGATCTGTCAGAAACAACGACGCTGAGATTGGGAGCCGACTACCTGGGGGATGATAGCATTACTGCCCACAGAGCCTCAAAGGTTAAGGCGCAGACACGCCGTGATGTGGATGGGTGGCTCTCTTTAGCACGCTTGTCTTGTTTGATGCACTTCACTGGGCTCACATTTGACTGATTCCATTCTTTACTCACAGGTTTTAAACGCTTAAAGCACTTTCACAGGTTTTGATATTCTTTTGAAAATTCATGTGAACTCAAGCTGTCAGAACTGTAATGTATGCTTTGATAATTGCCcacatttgtcattttgatGATTATCCgtttattttaatgaatacagcaaaaagaaaaaaaatcccaaatcaACAAACGCGGCTCCTAATAAGACAAAACCTGATGGTGCTGCAAAATGCAGTTAAGTGGAATAACTGAAAAAGTGGCAGTGTACAGAGGTGGCGTTCCTCACCCTCTGGGTATCCGTAGAGGTTGTCAACAAAGTTGGAGATGGTGTAGTCGAACGCCGCAGCTGAGATGCCGTCGTTGTCCTCACTGTCGTCCACAAACTTCAGCCCCTCTCCCTGGTTCACTCCTATCAGGATGTCATAGTTTAGGATCTCCCCCTGGTGGAGAAAATAAGGAAGAACATGCTGAGTGCTGGAACAGAGCCTGTGTGTATCACAAGTCTACAACCAGAAGTGCAGCTGAAACACAGCTTTGTGAATTGGCAGCATTTCATTTCCCagtaaacaaaataaagaatagCTGTTGGCATGAAATTCCTACTATAAACTGTGAATACTGCAATATATGCAGGGTTCATACAcatttttcagggtcaaattcaagcactttttaagcacatTCAAGGTCCATtttcaagcttttccagcacattaCCAGAAAAAAGAACGCATGTTTCACTTTGCATCACCTCAGTAAGACCATGTAGAAATTTAAACAAATCATCTTAGGTCGACTTAAATGTCTTttgttaaaaaagagaaaaatgcaccacacaaaaatactaaaaaaggaAATGGTTGCTTTATATGCATATAGTGTACAAACTCAACAAACACATTCCTCTTAAACATTAAGATGtgcaaatgtgaacaaatcaacTTGTTAGAGATATTCATCTCCACTTGAAATAAACAACAACccagaaaacaggaaaactgcaccaaacaccacaaacacaaacaaaattaaaaagtctTCTCATCAGATATTGAAGCTTCTTTCCTGTGTGACATAAAAAACTAGGAgaaagatgtttgtttgtttttttgttctttttaactaGTTAAGCACCCATACCCAGAAAAATgggggcatttcattttcgagcaggaagctcccCTTTTTTGTTATACCCTTTAGATGAATGgagatttttaattaaatacata is a genomic window of Oreochromis niloticus isolate F11D_XX unplaced genomic scaffold, O_niloticus_UMD_NMBU tig00001124_pilon, whole genome shotgun sequence containing:
- the LOC100702779 gene encoding LOW QUALITY PROTEIN: neuroligin-2 (The sequence of the model RefSeq protein was modified relative to this genomic sequence to represent the inferred CDS: deleted 2 bases in 1 codon), which gives rise to MRRKKSSRSIFSDLYDVIELESLTRRSRTLTRLFQGTLQTRLLASVRECGRRWDDVNAKLESTGRLQWEVFEAQREELVVWLADMDVRLSEVDQLTGNTFHHSEGLFHRAIAQSGTAISSWSVNYQPLKYTKILARKVGCTYAETADLVDCLRRKNFRELVDQDIQPARYHIAFGPVVDGDVVPDDPEILMQQGEILNYDILIGVNQGEGLKFVDDSEDNDGISAAAFDYTISNFVDNLYGYPEGKDILRETIKFMYTDWADRDNGDMRRKTLLALFTDHQWVAPAVATAKLHAEFQSPVYFYTFYHHCQTETRPEWADAAHRDEIPYVFGVPMIGATDLFPCNFSKNDVMLSAVVMTYWTNFAKTGDPNLPVPQDRKFIHTKPNRFEEVIWTKFNSKDKQYLHVGLKPRVRDNYRANKVAFWLELVPHLHSLHDVLFPTTTRSPAGRDAGTMRPRNNVPRTTRHPYLTFPSDPEPEGSERPPQDLFPGDTRDYSTELSVTVAVGASLLFLNILAFAALYYKRDKRHEMRRHRLSPQRGGPANDLAHSQEEEIMSLQMKHSEHNAHHDMEPLRPHDILQPACPPDYAQAALRCAPDDMPLMTPNTITMIPSTITSMQPLHAFNTFPSTGHNNTLPHPHSTTRV